The following are encoded together in the Paludisphaera mucosa genome:
- a CDS encoding type II secretion system F family protein, whose protein sequence is MNDTIVLGLAGASAVAFVVAVFQVVSDLFLRDRARVNDRVDVEFLKKKASASAAKVKKASLFKNLDQMDAAVRAGEGSPTWRQAFESMVEQSGLDVTPGRLLMIAGVAAAVLAAVGSAVRTHPLDAAIGLVLGGLAPLFYVKKRRDRRMERLRSQLPDAFDLMARVVRAGQSLGQAVLGVAQEFPQPISTEFAYCYEQQNLGLSPEVTFRELTRRTGIVELKIFVLAVLVQQQTGGNLAEMLTKLAAVVRDRYRIRGAIQTLTAEGRMQGWILAAMPPLMIVILLFMNYKYAVVLFDHPNVLAVSFGAEVLGILWIRKIVNFDF, encoded by the coding sequence GTGAACGACACGATCGTCCTGGGGCTGGCGGGGGCGTCGGCGGTCGCCTTCGTGGTCGCGGTCTTCCAGGTCGTCTCCGACCTGTTCCTGCGCGACCGCGCGCGGGTGAACGACCGGGTCGACGTCGAGTTCCTCAAGAAGAAGGCGTCGGCGTCGGCCGCCAAGGTGAAGAAGGCGTCGCTGTTCAAGAACCTCGACCAGATGGACGCGGCGGTCCGGGCCGGCGAGGGCTCGCCGACCTGGAGGCAGGCGTTCGAGTCGATGGTGGAGCAGTCGGGGCTGGACGTCACGCCGGGACGGCTGCTGATGATCGCGGGCGTGGCCGCGGCGGTGCTCGCCGCCGTGGGGTCCGCCGTCCGCACCCATCCCCTCGACGCGGCGATCGGCCTCGTCCTGGGGGGCCTGGCGCCGCTCTTCTACGTCAAGAAGCGGCGCGACCGCCGGATGGAGCGGCTCCGCTCGCAGCTCCCCGACGCCTTCGACCTGATGGCGCGGGTGGTCCGGGCCGGGCAGAGCCTGGGCCAGGCGGTCCTCGGCGTGGCCCAGGAGTTCCCCCAGCCGATCTCCACCGAGTTCGCCTACTGCTACGAGCAGCAGAACCTCGGGCTCTCGCCGGAGGTCACGTTCCGCGAGCTGACGCGGCGGACCGGGATCGTGGAGCTGAAGATCTTCGTCCTGGCCGTCCTGGTCCAGCAGCAGACCGGCGGCAACCTCGCCGAGATGCTGACGAAGCTGGCCGCCGTGGTCCGCGACCGCTACCGGATCCGCGGGGCGATCCAGACCCTCACCGCCGAGGGCCGCATGCAGGGCTGGATCCTGGCGGCGATGCCCCCCCTGATGATCGTGATCCTGCTGTTCATGAACTACAAGTACGCGGTCGTGCTCTTCGACCACCCCAACGTGCTGGCCGTGAGCTTCGGGGCCGAAGTCCTGGGCATCCTCTGGATCCGGAAGATCGTGAACTTCGACTTTTGA
- a CDS encoding CpaF family protein, whose translation MSPTTNVQEDRRSSGLASAEERHLRIKKDLHQKLISEMDLSTIGSLSESEIRDEIRRGAEQLCLRHDDLLSLTEREQLIEEVLDETFGIGPLEGLMRDPTVSDILVNGPKVVYVERGGRLTKTDVVFNDEKHLVEIVRRIVGRVGRRIDETSPLCDARLADGSRVNAVIPPLALDGTLLSIRRAGKSPLLTQDLIEKRAITQEMVDFLAACIKGRVNMVISGGTGSGKTTLLNALSAFIPEDERVATIEDAAELRLQQPHVVRMETRPPNIEGEGAIGTRELVKNALRMRPDRIVVGECRGSETLDMLQAMNTGHDGSMTTIHANDTRDAIGRMEMMVGMAGFDLPIWIIRRQIASAVQIIVQAARLSGGVRRIIKISEIVGMEEEVVSMHDLFVFKQTGVDGTRAAQGYHYCTGVRPKCLERLEEAGLGLAPELFESRILTSRPQAEPPSDAEEPRNGDRLWGLFGRGKGEGTP comes from the coding sequence ATGAGCCCGACGACCAACGTGCAGGAAGACCGGCGGAGTTCCGGGCTGGCCTCGGCCGAGGAGCGGCACCTGCGGATCAAGAAGGACCTGCACCAGAAGCTGATCTCGGAGATGGACCTCTCGACGATCGGCTCGCTGAGCGAGTCCGAGATCCGCGACGAGATCCGCCGCGGCGCCGAGCAGCTCTGCCTGCGGCACGACGACCTGTTGAGCCTGACGGAGCGGGAGCAGCTGATCGAGGAGGTGCTCGACGAGACGTTCGGCATCGGCCCGCTCGAGGGCCTGATGCGCGACCCGACCGTCTCCGACATCCTGGTCAACGGCCCCAAGGTCGTCTACGTCGAACGCGGGGGGCGGCTGACCAAGACCGACGTCGTCTTCAACGACGAGAAGCACCTCGTGGAGATCGTCCGGCGGATCGTGGGCCGCGTGGGCCGCCGGATCGACGAGACCTCGCCGCTGTGCGACGCCCGCCTGGCCGACGGGTCGCGCGTCAACGCGGTGATCCCGCCCCTGGCCCTCGACGGCACCCTGCTGTCGATCCGCCGCGCCGGCAAGTCGCCGCTCCTGACCCAGGACCTGATCGAGAAGCGGGCGATCACCCAGGAGATGGTCGACTTCCTGGCCGCCTGCATCAAGGGGCGGGTCAACATGGTGATCTCGGGCGGGACCGGATCGGGCAAGACGACGCTCCTGAACGCGCTCTCGGCGTTCATCCCGGAGGACGAGCGGGTGGCGACGATCGAGGACGCGGCCGAGCTGCGGCTCCAGCAGCCGCACGTCGTCCGGATGGAGACCCGGCCGCCGAACATCGAGGGCGAGGGCGCGATCGGCACCCGCGAGCTCGTCAAGAACGCGCTGCGGATGCGGCCCGACCGGATCGTGGTCGGCGAGTGCCGGGGCTCGGAGACGCTCGACATGCTCCAGGCCATGAACACCGGCCACGACGGCTCGATGACCACGATCCACGCCAACGACACCCGCGACGCCATCGGCCGCATGGAGATGATGGTCGGCATGGCGGGCTTCGACCTGCCGATCTGGATCATCCGCCGCCAGATCGCCTCGGCGGTCCAGATCATCGTCCAGGCGGCGCGGCTCTCCGGGGGCGTACGGCGGATCATCAAGATCTCGGAGATCGTCGGCATGGAGGAGGAGGTGGTGAGCATGCACGACCTCTTCGTCTTCAAGCAGACGGGCGTCGACGGCACCCGCGCCGCGCAGGGCTACCACTACTGCACGGGGGTCAGGCCCAAGTGCCTCGAGCGGCTGGAGGAGGCGGGGCTGGGCCTCGCGCCCGAGCTGTTCGAGAGCCGGATCCTGACGTCGCGCCCGCAGGCGGAACCGCCGTCGGACGCCGAGGAGCCGCGGAACGGCGACCGGCTCTGGGGCCTGTTCGGCCGGGGCAAGGGGGAGGGGACGCCGTGA
- a CDS encoding AAA family ATPase — protein MSCFIVADDEAIAARIRAVLAFQKRDCPRANVLPTDQAVARLGREQGVEVVVAVLPPDPATALELLSRLVPTAGGGLLAVGPTSDARLVLQAHRIGVRDYLDKGDLEVELAASIERLAAAPRAAKLLGRIVAVLAPSGGSGSSTIAANLAAALAAEHGSAGLFDLKLEAGDLAALFDVKPSFTLADLCKTDVPFDKVMLERSFARHESGVSLLAAPRRLADAGLVRPEGVARALDLARSIFPHVVVDVDHTFREEQLVALRLADVVLVVFRLDFNSLRNVCRTSEHLGRMGVGGDRIRLVVNRAGQPGEVPRAKAEEALGGKIAHAVPEDARTVARANNNGVPLVIESPSSKVARSVVQLAQSLGAPHGPADARAGREVPRRVWRPWRRGDAIPPAPRNAP, from the coding sequence ATGTCCTGCTTCATCGTCGCCGACGACGAGGCGATCGCCGCCCGGATCCGGGCCGTCCTGGCCTTCCAGAAGCGCGATTGCCCGAGGGCGAACGTCTTGCCGACCGACCAGGCGGTCGCGCGGCTGGGCCGCGAGCAGGGGGTCGAGGTGGTGGTCGCGGTGCTGCCGCCGGACCCCGCGACCGCGCTGGAGCTGTTGTCGCGGCTCGTCCCGACGGCCGGCGGCGGGCTCCTGGCCGTCGGCCCGACGTCGGACGCCCGGCTCGTCCTGCAGGCCCACCGCATCGGCGTCCGCGACTACCTGGACAAGGGCGACCTGGAGGTCGAGCTGGCCGCCTCGATCGAGCGGCTGGCCGCGGCCCCCAGGGCCGCGAAGCTCCTCGGGCGGATCGTCGCCGTGCTCGCCCCCAGCGGCGGCTCCGGCTCGAGCACGATCGCCGCCAACCTGGCCGCCGCGCTGGCGGCGGAGCACGGTTCGGCCGGGCTCTTCGACCTGAAGCTCGAGGCCGGCGACCTCGCCGCGCTCTTCGACGTCAAGCCGTCGTTCACGCTGGCGGACCTCTGCAAAACCGACGTCCCGTTCGACAAGGTGATGCTCGAACGCTCGTTCGCGCGCCACGAGTCGGGGGTCAGCCTGCTCGCCGCCCCGCGCCGCCTGGCCGACGCCGGCCTGGTCCGCCCGGAGGGCGTCGCCCGCGCGCTGGACCTGGCCCGCTCGATCTTCCCGCACGTCGTCGTCGACGTCGACCACACGTTCCGCGAGGAGCAGCTCGTCGCGCTTCGCCTGGCCGACGTCGTGCTGGTCGTCTTCCGGCTCGACTTCAACTCGCTGCGCAACGTCTGCCGGACGAGCGAGCACCTGGGCCGGATGGGCGTCGGCGGCGACCGGATCCGCCTGGTCGTCAACCGCGCCGGGCAGCCCGGCGAGGTCCCCCGGGCGAAGGCGGAGGAGGCCCTCGGCGGCAAGATCGCGCACGCGGTCCCGGAGGACGCCCGGACCGTCGCCCGCGCCAACAACAACGGCGTCCCGCTCGTGATCGAGTCGCCGTCCTCCAAGGTCGCGAGGAGCGTTGTCCAGCTCGCGCAGTCCCTCGGCGCGCCGCACGGCCCCGCCGACGCGCGGGCCGGCCGGGAAGTCCCGCGTCGGGTCTGGCGGCCGTGGCGTCGCGGCGACGCGATCCCCCCCGCGCCCCGGAACGCGCCCTAG
- the cpaB gene encoding Flp pilus assembly protein CpaB: MRPQTLVVVMLALISGMGAVWGVRSTWKKPTVVETVPVAAALVDLRRDEAIDASMVELRRVAKDQAPEGALPSIAEAVGRTTFIPMLKGEFVVEPKLLPKGTRAGMAAMIRPGMRAFTIQTPTFSSSLAGFLQPGNKVDVLLTITPPGSTGDDEATTSTLIQNVELLAVHTMVDAPADNRANPTDSRSVTLLVTPRQASILDLAQNKGTLHLSLRNAKDDSDAEETKATLADLGVHKPEPSPGPVAAAPPPAPDPEPVPVVLSIRTLRGTRTGVDQITVLRGGRARPLPPAPGDVSTVASPGPRRRPG, encoded by the coding sequence ATGAGGCCGCAGACGCTCGTCGTCGTGATGCTCGCCCTGATCAGCGGCATGGGCGCCGTCTGGGGCGTCCGCTCGACCTGGAAGAAGCCGACCGTCGTGGAGACGGTCCCCGTGGCGGCCGCCCTGGTCGACCTGCGGCGGGACGAGGCGATCGACGCGTCGATGGTCGAGCTCCGCCGGGTGGCCAAGGATCAGGCGCCCGAGGGCGCGCTCCCCTCGATCGCCGAGGCGGTCGGGCGGACGACGTTCATCCCGATGTTGAAGGGGGAGTTCGTCGTCGAGCCGAAGCTCCTGCCCAAGGGGACCCGCGCGGGGATGGCGGCGATGATCCGGCCGGGGATGCGGGCCTTCACGATCCAGACGCCCACCTTCTCGTCGAGCCTGGCCGGGTTCCTGCAGCCGGGGAACAAGGTGGACGTCCTGCTGACGATCACCCCGCCCGGATCCACCGGGGACGACGAGGCGACGACGTCCACCTTGATTCAGAACGTCGAGCTGCTGGCCGTGCACACGATGGTCGACGCGCCGGCCGACAACCGCGCCAATCCGACCGATTCGCGGTCGGTCACCCTCCTGGTGACGCCCAGGCAGGCCTCGATCCTGGACCTGGCGCAGAACAAGGGGACGCTCCACCTGTCGCTGCGCAACGCCAAGGACGACTCGGACGCGGAGGAGACGAAGGCCACGCTCGCCGACCTCGGCGTCCACAAGCCTGAGCCGTCCCCGGGGCCCGTCGCGGCGGCGCCGCCGCCGGCCCCGGATCCCGAGCCGGTCCCGGTGGTCCTCTCGATCCGCACCCTGCGCGGGACCAGGACCGGCGTCGATCAGATCACGGTCCTTCGCGGCGGCCGGGCCCGCCCGCTCCCGCCGGCCCCGGGGGACGTCTCCACGGTCGCCTCGCCCGGGCCGCGGCGGCGGCCGGGCTGA
- a CDS encoding A24 family peptidase, with translation MLFLSAAAVATVIAAATDVWKFKVPNALTFPTLAAGLAASAWVGGWGGLATSGLGALTGFGLLVAFFAMGGVGAGDVKLLTALGAWLGPWLTVHVFLASAIAAGLYAFVLSILGGGLAATAVDLLFLTQRMRRGDFSSQAGPSIAVEAARGDRRRRLVPFAATTCLGFFVTVFWWRPGLDEPRVLVGSAPAVAAASSFEGPPP, from the coding sequence ATGCTATTCCTCTCGGCGGCGGCCGTCGCGACCGTGATCGCCGCCGCGACCGACGTCTGGAAGTTCAAGGTCCCCAACGCCCTGACCTTCCCGACGCTGGCGGCCGGTCTGGCGGCGTCCGCGTGGGTCGGAGGTTGGGGGGGGCTGGCGACGAGCGGGCTCGGGGCCCTGACCGGCTTCGGCCTGCTCGTCGCGTTTTTCGCGATGGGGGGCGTGGGAGCGGGCGACGTCAAGCTGCTGACGGCCCTCGGCGCCTGGCTCGGCCCCTGGCTGACGGTCCACGTCTTCCTCGCCTCGGCGATCGCGGCGGGGCTGTATGCGTTCGTGCTGTCGATCCTCGGCGGCGGCCTGGCCGCGACGGCCGTGGACCTGCTGTTCCTGACCCAGCGGATGCGTCGGGGCGACTTCTCATCGCAGGCGGGGCCTTCGATCGCCGTCGAGGCCGCGCGCGGCGACCGCCGGCGTCGGCTGGTGCCGTTCGCCGCGACGACCTGCCTGGGGTTCTTCGTCACGGTCTTCTGGTGGCGGCCCGGCCTCGACGAGCCCCGCGTCCTCGTCGGCTCGGCCCCCGCGGTCGCGGCCGCCTCCTCGTTTGAAGGACCCCCGCCATGA
- a CDS encoding Flp family type IVb pilin produces MNALKRLAFEVDGATMIEYAMTIGFVAAAVVLGATELGVSLASSLQRMAETLR; encoded by the coding sequence ATGAACGCCCTCAAGCGATTGGCCTTCGAAGTCGATGGGGCGACGATGATCGAGTACGCGATGACGATCGGGTTTGTGGCCGCCGCCGTGGTCCTGGGTGCGACGGAACTCGGCGTGAGTCTCGCTTCGAGCCTGCAGCGAATGGCGGAAACACTCCGGTAG
- a CDS encoding Flp family type IVb pilin: protein MRSFLNRLVSEEDGATMVEYALMVALIAVVVMGAVTTLGTALSGKFDTVKTAIG, encoded by the coding sequence ATGCGTAGCTTCCTGAACCGCCTCGTGTCGGAAGAAGACGGCGCCACGATGGTCGAGTACGCCCTGATGGTGGCCCTGATCGCCGTGGTCGTCATGGGCGCCGTGACCACGCTCGGCACGGCCCTGAGCGGCAAGTTCGACACCGTCAAGACCGCGATCGGTTGA
- a CDS encoding TadE/TadG family type IV pilus assembly protein, whose translation MRRGRSRRRSRRGAAAVELAVLLPFLTLASLGAVDFGLAFRCVAAVTDCARSGAAAAIDPAVGAAGLDAAIRAAAAGAAADLDVAPTVSWAAGQDAEGLDYVEVTATYEYHGIVGSLSGLSSATIARTVRMMRAPLSGS comes from the coding sequence GTGAGACGCGGAAGATCTCGAAGACGGAGCCGCCGGGGCGCGGCGGCGGTCGAACTGGCCGTGTTGCTGCCCTTCCTGACCCTCGCCAGCCTGGGGGCCGTCGACTTCGGCCTGGCCTTCCGCTGCGTCGCGGCCGTCACCGACTGCGCGCGGAGCGGCGCGGCGGCCGCCATCGACCCGGCCGTCGGCGCGGCGGGGCTCGACGCCGCGATCCGCGCGGCCGCGGCCGGCGCCGCCGCCGACCTGGACGTCGCCCCTACGGTCTCGTGGGCCGCGGGCCAGGACGCGGAGGGGCTCGACTACGTCGAGGTCACGGCGACCTATGAATACCACGGCATCGTCGGCAGCCTGTCGGGTCTCTCCTCGGCCACGATCGCCCGGACGGTCCGGATGATGCGCGCGCCCCTGTCGGGGAGTTGA
- a CDS encoding TadE/TadG family type IV pilus assembly protein yields the protein MMTRTLDRRARKGAVLVESAIVYAVFLMLLLGGLSVGLGIFRHQEIAHLARESARWSSLQDVSMRTPAQIMTNVIRPNAVGVDPDDLTVTTTPAQTDMATVTITYPWIPEVYLAPVTLRSTARARIAY from the coding sequence ATGATGACGCGAACACTCGACCGTCGGGCCCGCAAGGGCGCCGTCCTGGTGGAATCGGCGATCGTCTACGCGGTCTTCCTGATGCTGCTGCTCGGCGGGCTGAGCGTCGGCCTGGGGATCTTCCGCCACCAGGAGATCGCCCACCTGGCGCGCGAGTCGGCGCGATGGTCGTCCCTGCAGGACGTCTCGATGCGGACCCCGGCGCAGATCATGACGAACGTGATCCGCCCCAACGCGGTCGGCGTGGATCCGGACGACCTGACCGTGACGACGACGCCCGCCCAGACCGACATGGCGACCGTGACGATCACCTACCCGTGGATCCCGGAAGTCTACCTCGCGCCCGTCACGCTCCGCAGTACGGCGCGGGCCCGCATCGCGTACTGA
- a CDS encoding pilus assembly protein TadG-related protein, which yields MIRISSSRPWAKKGAVAVVAALSLIPMLGVMALAIDGGLLLAERRHAQAAADAASFAAIRTYHVVSQAGGDRDPMAAANAAALAYAAANGYSNDGVASTVTSGLASPPARYGAADLSIQVVVASHQPRLFSAIWGQGRVDAAGRSLSVRVTNAPPSIILLNSRDQGSLTVAGGAKVIAAGEIQVKSNNAKAGDINNMGSVKAPTLKVAGNYQLSSGGKIEAGTAIKTASDPSAMVDPQASLAQPDPTGYATRQSPSGWNATNPFPISPGLYNSGLTLNSGGMNYTMSPGVYYIKSGNFTVSNGVRVTGAGVMIYLYNGNVDIQGGQGISLTAPTSGVYQNVTIFQRSPLNVATGDYTPHTISIANGTSNTISGKIYAPGATMTVAGGSNNTYGTQLIVNKLNISNNAVVNLPKSTGSADVVFHLAQ from the coding sequence ATGATCCGCATCTCGTCCTCGCGACCCTGGGCGAAGAAGGGCGCGGTCGCCGTCGTCGCGGCCCTCTCGCTGATCCCGATGCTCGGCGTCATGGCCCTGGCGATCGACGGCGGCCTGCTGCTCGCCGAGCGTCGCCACGCCCAGGCCGCCGCCGACGCCGCGTCCTTCGCCGCGATCCGCACGTATCACGTCGTCTCGCAGGCGGGCGGAGACCGCGACCCCATGGCCGCCGCCAACGCCGCGGCCCTCGCCTACGCGGCCGCGAACGGCTACTCGAACGACGGCGTCGCCTCCACGGTGACCTCGGGCCTCGCATCGCCGCCCGCCCGCTACGGCGCCGCGGACCTGAGCATCCAGGTCGTCGTCGCGTCGCATCAACCTCGTCTCTTCAGCGCGATCTGGGGCCAGGGCCGCGTCGACGCGGCCGGCCGCTCCCTCTCCGTGAGGGTGACCAACGCCCCCCCCTCGATCATCCTGCTCAACTCCAGGGACCAGGGGAGCCTCACGGTCGCCGGCGGTGCCAAGGTGATCGCCGCGGGCGAGATCCAGGTGAAGTCCAACAACGCCAAGGCCGGCGACATCAACAACATGGGGTCCGTCAAGGCGCCGACCCTCAAGGTCGCCGGCAACTACCAGCTCTCCAGCGGGGGCAAGATCGAGGCCGGCACGGCGATCAAGACCGCGAGCGACCCGTCCGCCATGGTCGACCCCCAGGCGAGCCTCGCCCAGCCCGACCCGACGGGCTATGCCACCCGGCAGAGCCCCTCGGGGTGGAACGCCACCAACCCTTTCCCCATCTCTCCGGGCCTCTACAACAGCGGGCTCACGCTCAACTCGGGCGGCATGAACTACACGATGAGCCCGGGGGTCTACTACATCAAGAGCGGCAATTTCACCGTCAGCAACGGCGTGCGCGTCACCGGCGCGGGGGTCATGATCTACCTGTACAACGGCAACGTGGACATCCAGGGCGGCCAGGGGATCTCGCTGACGGCCCCGACGAGCGGCGTCTACCAAAACGTCACCATCTTCCAGCGCTCGCCGCTGAACGTGGCCACCGGCGACTACACCCCCCACACGATCTCGATCGCGAACGGGACGAGCAACACGATCTCGGGCAAGATCTACGCCCCCGGGGCGACGATGACCGTGGCGGGCGGTTCGAACAACACCTACGGCACGCAGTTGATCGTCAACAAGCTGAACATCTCCAACAACGCCGTGGTCAACCTCCCCAAGTCGACCGGCTCCGCCGACGTCGTCTTCCACCTCGCTCAATGA
- a CDS encoding tyrosine-type recombinase/integrase, with protein MRLRQGLIEVPPGEDVVEFLLRDGRAAPPREPESPALVAFRDRSLETHRASLEPRTVSGIELHFKHIASRLGDAFQIRKLGLADLQGYVDARSRARHRGRTISPATIRKEFVSLKTAWNWAVRMGLVAGRFPSDGLRFPRSSEKSPFMTRAEIERRLAEGGLTDRQAAGAWEALYLKTDGIVEALEIVKARAYHAWIYAMACMAAHAGARRSEPIRMRTSDVEFTAGSVLVREKKRVKGRDSTRRVPLTPLLVGVLGEWLAAHPGGPWLFCHSSVVDRSGTRGRKTRGRAGSPLSRDEAHDHLKRTLAGSRWAVIRG; from the coding sequence TTGCGGCTGCGGCAGGGGCTGATCGAGGTCCCGCCGGGCGAGGACGTCGTCGAGTTCCTTCTCCGCGACGGCCGGGCCGCTCCTCCTCGAGAACCCGAGAGCCCGGCCCTCGTCGCGTTCAGGGACCGCTCCCTCGAGACGCATCGCGCGTCGCTCGAGCCCCGGACCGTCTCCGGCATCGAGCTCCATTTCAAGCACATCGCGTCTCGGCTGGGCGACGCTTTCCAGATCCGCAAGTTGGGCCTGGCCGACCTGCAAGGCTACGTGGACGCCCGGTCCCGGGCGCGGCACCGCGGGCGCACGATCAGCCCGGCGACGATCCGCAAGGAGTTCGTGTCGCTCAAGACGGCCTGGAACTGGGCCGTCAGGATGGGCCTGGTCGCGGGGCGTTTCCCGTCGGACGGGCTCCGTTTCCCTCGATCAAGCGAGAAATCGCCGTTCATGACGCGCGCGGAGATCGAGCGCCGACTGGCCGAGGGCGGCCTGACCGACCGCCAGGCCGCGGGGGCGTGGGAGGCCTTGTATCTCAAGACCGACGGGATCGTCGAGGCCTTGGAGATCGTGAAGGCCCGGGCGTACCACGCCTGGATCTACGCGATGGCCTGCATGGCGGCCCACGCGGGGGCCCGACGGTCGGAGCCGATCCGGATGCGGACCAGCGACGTGGAATTCACGGCGGGGTCCGTGCTGGTCCGCGAGAAGAAGCGGGTGAAGGGTCGGGACAGCACGCGGCGAGTCCCCCTCACCCCTCTCCTGGTCGGCGTCCTCGGCGAGTGGCTGGCCGCCCACCCCGGCGGGCCCTGGCTCTTCTGCCATTCGTCGGTCGTCGACCGCAGCGGCACGAGGGGCCGGAAGACCCGCGGCCGGGCGGGCTCGCCGTTGTCGCGCGACGAGGCCCACGACCACCTCAAGAGGACGCTGGCCGGCTCGCGGTGGGCCGTGATCCGGGGCTGA
- a CDS encoding helix-turn-helix domain-containing protein, whose product MATTAREAETWDVMEARMGRIEELLRSLVEREAVQDWYSTVQVARGLGKSEVTVREWCRRGRVRARKQVNGRGKFAGWSVAHEELVRFGREGLLPDLALGRPSG is encoded by the coding sequence ATGGCCACGACGGCGAGGGAGGCGGAGACCTGGGATGTTATGGAGGCCCGGATGGGCCGGATCGAGGAACTGCTGCGATCCCTCGTCGAGCGCGAGGCCGTCCAGGATTGGTACTCGACCGTGCAGGTCGCCAGGGGGCTCGGCAAGTCCGAGGTGACGGTCCGGGAATGGTGCCGCCGCGGTCGCGTCCGGGCTCGGAAGCAGGTGAACGGCCGCGGCAAGTTCGCAGGCTGGTCGGTCGCCCACGAGGAGCTGGTCAGGTTCGGGCGGGAGGGCCTCCTGCCGGACCTGGCCCTGGGAAGACCGTCCGGATGA
- a CDS encoding DUF3987 domain-containing protein, whose product MAGRYAANKDAAKYGVFLKGHAGDALRVDRKGRPSEYVARPALTLGLAVQPEVVRGLGRIPGSRGRGLTARFLFAMPRSVVGRRIVAPPAVPESVKRAYRESVLALLGQPSDADAASDGVSRKSVSGPAGGSSGGSSPAPRTLRCCPSFPRSPC is encoded by the coding sequence ATGGCCGGCCGCTACGCCGCGAACAAGGACGCGGCGAAGTACGGCGTCTTCCTCAAGGGGCACGCCGGCGACGCCCTCCGCGTCGACCGGAAAGGCCGGCCGTCGGAGTACGTCGCCCGGCCCGCCCTCACCCTCGGGCTGGCCGTCCAGCCGGAGGTCGTCAGGGGGCTGGGCCGGATCCCAGGCTCGCGGGGTCGCGGGCTCACGGCCCGATTCTTGTTCGCCATGCCCCGCAGCGTCGTCGGCCGCCGGATCGTCGCCCCGCCCGCCGTCCCCGAAAGCGTCAAGCGGGCGTACCGCGAGAGCGTGCTGGCCCTCCTGGGTCAGCCGTCGGACGCGGACGCCGCGTCTGACGGCGTGTCTCGAAAGTCGGTTTCCGGACCTGCCGGCGGGTCATCAGGTGGATCATCGCCAGCTCCACGAACGCTTCGCTGCTGCCCGTCGTTTCCTCGTAGCCCTTGCTGA